A window from uncultured Desulfobacter sp. encodes these proteins:
- a CDS encoding efflux transporter outer membrane subunit: MNRLLSISALFVLLILFAGFGLSGCLTLGPDFETPVVDVPAAYRFAPADAGGDQDLKWWELFKDPVLYELVTTALENNQDLKTALSRIEEARFSFGMTRADRFPSLDLGGGGFIGNYSGTRSTFTNKNLYISPTLSWELDFWGKFKRATTAAQAQILASAYGAWAVRTTLIADVVSTYYQLLDYRQRLAMSKETLTSRQAGLDIITKRFDKGIIPEIDVNQAQIQLEVAAGAIPSYERLIAKTEHRLRLLMGSLPGGVRTGIALDKQPLPPMIPVGMPASLLERRPEIKNALALVHAANENIGVAVAQRFPAISLTGVLGLASSEVSNITNHGGIWNLSGSLLGPLFDFNKSKFRVEVAKEQTRQALFNYQEVVLTAFKEVEDALVEVDTYRRESDASQRKMAAAENAYKLSFERYDKGISSYLEVLDSQRTLFSTQLEYSQNRQLYFTAYVNLYKSLGGGWLSQRTDVVENGAEPYGEGQQF; the protein is encoded by the coding sequence ATGAATAGATTATTATCCATTTCGGCATTATTTGTCCTCCTGATCCTCTTTGCAGGATTCGGACTGTCCGGCTGTCTTACATTAGGACCTGATTTTGAAACCCCGGTGGTGGATGTGCCGGCCGCCTACCGGTTTGCCCCGGCCGACGCCGGCGGTGATCAGGATTTAAAGTGGTGGGAGCTGTTTAAAGATCCCGTGCTCTATGAGCTTGTGACCACAGCCCTGGAAAACAACCAGGATCTGAAAACGGCATTAAGCCGGATTGAAGAGGCCAGATTTTCTTTCGGGATGACCCGGGCCGACAGGTTCCCATCCCTCGATCTTGGTGGCGGCGGGTTTATAGGCAACTATTCGGGAACAAGGTCTACGTTTACCAACAAAAATTTATATATATCCCCCACCTTGTCCTGGGAACTGGATTTCTGGGGAAAATTCAAACGGGCCACGACGGCTGCCCAAGCGCAGATTCTGGCCTCGGCCTATGGGGCCTGGGCGGTGCGCACCACGCTGATTGCCGATGTGGTCTCTACCTATTATCAGCTTCTGGACTATCGCCAGCGCCTGGCGATGTCCAAGGAGACCCTTACCTCACGCCAGGCCGGCCTGGATATCATTACCAAACGGTTTGACAAAGGCATCATCCCGGAAATTGATGTGAACCAGGCCCAGATTCAGTTGGAAGTGGCCGCCGGTGCCATCCCCTCCTATGAACGGCTCATTGCCAAAACCGAACATCGTTTGAGGTTGCTCATGGGAAGTTTGCCCGGGGGGGTTCGGACGGGCATTGCGCTGGATAAACAACCCTTGCCGCCCATGATCCCTGTGGGTATGCCTGCCTCCCTTCTGGAGCGCCGCCCTGAAATTAAAAACGCCCTGGCCCTTGTGCACGCCGCCAACGAAAATATCGGCGTGGCCGTGGCCCAGCGGTTTCCGGCCATCAGTCTGACCGGCGTCCTGGGGCTTGCTTCTTCCGAAGTGTCGAATATCACCAACCACGGCGGGATATGGAATCTGAGCGGCAGCCTATTGGGGCCCTTGTTTGATTTTAACAAAAGTAAATTCCGTGTGGAAGTGGCCAAAGAACAGACCCGTCAGGCGCTGTTCAACTACCAGGAAGTTGTGCTTACCGCATTTAAAGAGGTGGAGGATGCCCTGGTGGAAGTGGATACCTACCGAAGGGAAAGTGACGCGTCCCAGCGAAAGATGGCTGCGGCTGAGAATGCGTATAAACTCTCTTTTGAACGGTATGACAAGGGGATCAGTTCCTATCTTGAAGTGCTGGATTCCCAGCGCACTCTGTTTTCTACCCAGCTGGAGTATTCCCAGAACCGGCAACTCTATTTCACTGCCTATGTCAATCTTTATAAATCCCTTGGCGGGGGGTGGCTCTCTCAACGGACTGACGTAGTGGAAAACGGTGCTGAACCATACGGTGAAGGTCAACAATTCTGA
- a CDS encoding helix-turn-helix domain-containing protein, which translates to MDTAKTTLPSFEGNKKIQAARAFVRDTLCHIYLTGKAGTGKTTFLKSLQAFCPKQFMVAAPTGVAAVNAGGVTLHSFFQIPLGPFLPGQSDRLQDNRRFFRFSKVKKQIITGLDLLVIDEISMVRADLLDALDGVLRRLRRDERPFGGVQLLLIGDLFQLPPVTKPEEWDLLSNYYASPYFFSSQALSRSELVTIELETVYRQSDPDFIRLLNAVRENRMDRHCTEILNRQVRPDPPDQGYITLTTHNRKAESINSLKLARLQATAHTMAAKVTGDFPSHAFPTGDQLILKPGAQVMFLRNDASADKNYFNGTIGEVTHVGIDTVTVACRGSAGRAAGERASDQKDGPVVEVKPVDWENVTYKVNEENNTIQQEVVGTFKQFPLKLAWAVTIHKSQGLTFDRAVVDAQNAFAHGQVYVALSRCTGLDGLVLTAPVPPNALGTDPVVVEFMNRTAPPDQDLAAIFRSARAVCQKTLVLKCFDCSNFRRLFFYFLRLARDNCNVLRIPGLGDPDQLEAGARDQVFQVSDKFQIQLNQLMAKEPLPETSDVIQDRVRKASAWFGNTLDQVFGRLLEKGAVDTDNASLAKQAQNALDNLKREVHVKRAGILSCAEGFSTGSYLRAVSSQTMADAPGTESKKSAASSTTDYTELDIAHPDMFQALKAWRTRIAADQNVKAFQVAHQKVLVQIAVCLPRSKKTLQALKGVGPATVESYGDELLAMVDAYCTEKNIPGDESPQPRPATQIPEKNSDSGGNKSQGAGTPQANTRDISLMMFKDGLSVEEIAQERGLAETTIQGHLCSFVAKGELAVDQLVQDEEKRAAITAVVDPDKNLTQMKEELGAEYSYGEIRAVVAHLEHLASLND; encoded by the coding sequence ATGGACACTGCGAAAACCACATTACCTTCCTTTGAAGGCAACAAAAAGATCCAGGCGGCCCGGGCCTTTGTCAGAGACACCCTGTGCCATATCTATCTGACTGGCAAGGCCGGTACCGGTAAAACCACATTCTTGAAATCCCTGCAGGCGTTCTGCCCCAAGCAGTTTATGGTTGCTGCGCCCACGGGCGTTGCTGCTGTAAATGCCGGTGGCGTGACCCTGCATTCCTTTTTTCAGATTCCCTTGGGGCCGTTTTTGCCAGGGCAGAGTGATCGCCTCCAGGACAACCGGCGCTTTTTCAGGTTTTCCAAGGTAAAAAAACAGATCATCACCGGACTTGACCTTTTGGTGATTGATGAAATTTCCATGGTCCGGGCGGATCTGCTGGACGCGTTGGATGGGGTGTTGCGGCGGCTGCGCCGGGATGAACGGCCCTTTGGCGGGGTTCAGCTGCTACTCATCGGCGACCTGTTCCAATTGCCCCCGGTGACCAAACCCGAAGAATGGGATCTTTTGTCCAACTACTATGCCTCCCCGTATTTTTTTTCAAGCCAGGCGTTAAGCCGTTCCGAGCTGGTGACCATAGAGCTTGAGACCGTTTACCGTCAAAGTGATCCTGATTTCATCCGTCTGCTCAATGCCGTACGCGAAAACCGCATGGACAGGCACTGTACCGAAATCCTTAACCGGCAGGTGAGACCCGATCCCCCGGACCAGGGGTATATCACCCTGACCACACACAATCGAAAAGCCGAATCCATTAACAGCCTGAAACTTGCCCGGCTGCAAGCGACGGCACATACGATGGCTGCAAAAGTGACCGGTGATTTTCCGTCCCATGCCTTTCCCACAGGCGATCAGCTGATCCTTAAACCCGGTGCCCAGGTGATGTTTCTGCGCAACGATGCCTCTGCGGATAAAAATTATTTCAACGGCACCATCGGGGAAGTCACCCATGTGGGAATCGACACCGTAACCGTGGCCTGCCGGGGCAGTGCAGGCAGAGCGGCTGGGGAACGCGCATCGGATCAAAAGGACGGACCTGTTGTGGAAGTCAAACCGGTGGACTGGGAAAATGTTACCTACAAGGTCAACGAGGAAAATAACACCATCCAGCAGGAGGTGGTGGGAACATTCAAGCAGTTTCCGTTAAAACTTGCCTGGGCCGTTACCATTCATAAAAGCCAGGGTCTGACCTTTGACCGGGCCGTCGTGGATGCCCAAAACGCCTTTGCCCACGGCCAGGTCTATGTGGCCTTGAGCCGCTGTACCGGCCTTGACGGGTTGGTGCTTACCGCTCCTGTACCGCCCAATGCCCTGGGTACCGATCCTGTGGTAGTGGAATTCATGAACCGCACGGCACCCCCGGACCAGGACCTTGCCGCAATTTTCAGATCCGCCCGGGCTGTCTGCCAGAAAACGTTGGTGCTGAAGTGTTTTGACTGTTCAAATTTCAGGCGCTTGTTTTTTTATTTTTTGAGGCTGGCAAGGGACAACTGCAATGTGCTGCGTATCCCGGGGCTCGGTGACCCGGACCAACTGGAAGCCGGTGCCCGGGACCAGGTGTTCCAGGTGAGCGATAAATTTCAGATTCAATTAAACCAGTTGATGGCAAAAGAGCCGCTGCCGGAGACAAGCGACGTTATTCAGGATCGGGTACGAAAGGCCAGTGCCTGGTTCGGCAACACCCTGGATCAGGTGTTTGGCCGTCTGCTGGAAAAAGGAGCGGTGGACACGGACAATGCGTCCCTGGCCAAGCAGGCGCAAAATGCCCTGGACAATTTAAAGCGCGAAGTGCATGTCAAAAGGGCCGGGATTTTATCCTGCGCCGAGGGGTTTTCCACCGGCTCATATCTCAGGGCCGTATCATCCCAAACCATGGCCGATGCGCCGGGAACCGAGTCCAAAAAAAGTGCGGCTTCATCCACGACGGATTATACTGAACTGGACATTGCCCACCCAGACATGTTTCAGGCCTTGAAGGCCTGGCGGACAAGGATCGCAGCCGACCAAAATGTCAAAGCGTTCCAGGTGGCCCATCAAAAAGTGTTGGTCCAGATCGCCGTCTGCCTGCCCCGGTCGAAAAAAACGCTGCAAGCTTTAAAAGGGGTGGGCCCGGCCACCGTGGAAAGCTATGGGGATGAACTGCTGGCCATGGTGGATGCATATTGCACTGAAAAAAATATCCCGGGCGATGAATCTCCACAGCCGCGTCCGGCAACCCAGATCCCGGAGAAAAATTCAGACAGCGGCGGTAACAAATCCCAGGGAGCGGGCACACCCCAGGCCAACACCCGGGACATCAGTCTGATGATGTTTAAAGACGGTCTGTCCGTGGAGGAGATTGCCCAGGAGCGGGGGTTAGCCGAGACCACCATCCAGGGGCACTTGTGCTCTTTTGTGGCCAAAGGCGAACTGGCCGTCGATCAATTGGTTCAAGATGAAGAAAAACGGGCGGCCATTACGGCCGTGGTGGATCCGGATAAAAATTTGACCCAGATGAAAGAGGAACTGGGCGCCGAATATTCCTACGGTGAAATCCGGGCTGTCGTGGCTCATCTTGAACATCTTGCGTCTCTGAACGACTGA
- a CDS encoding ISAs1 family transposase — protein MTSSNITLISEFSKINDPRLDRQKLHNLIDIFAITVCAVICGASTWNEIEQYGQSKYDWLKTFLELPNGIPSHDTIRRIFIIIDPEEFRTAFIDWVASIRPLLPETVIAVDGKTLRRSHDKTNGKSAIHVVSAWASDANLVLGQIKTDEKSNEITAIPDLLDLLDISGTTVTIDAMGCQKKIAEKIIDKGADYALALKKNHGDLYDDVELFFHSVKKAKPKEIPRSYFDSVEGDHGRVEIRRHWVISDIDWIEDKPLWKGLQSIGMVERERHIKDNISCETSYYLLSQNLDAEEFAKRVRAHWGIENKLHWVLDVSFREDECRKRVGNAAENFAIVRHIATNLLKQENSMKKSMNVKRLQAGWDNSYLMKVLGVNTI, from the coding sequence ATGACCTCCTCAAATATTACGCTGATCTCAGAGTTCTCAAAGATAAATGACCCTCGATTGGATAGGCAGAAGTTGCATAATCTAATCGATATATTCGCAATTACAGTCTGCGCTGTGATTTGCGGTGCAAGTACATGGAACGAAATTGAACAATATGGCCAGTCCAAATATGATTGGTTAAAAACGTTTTTGGAGTTGCCCAATGGAATTCCATCGCATGATACAATCAGAAGGATTTTTATAATCATTGATCCGGAAGAATTTCGGACAGCTTTCATTGATTGGGTTGCCTCTATACGTCCGCTACTGCCGGAAACTGTTATCGCCGTAGATGGTAAAACATTAAGACGATCACATGACAAAACGAATGGTAAATCCGCAATTCATGTGGTAAGTGCCTGGGCATCAGATGCAAACCTGGTACTGGGGCAGATAAAAACGGATGAAAAATCAAATGAAATCACAGCAATTCCGGATTTACTTGATCTGCTGGATATTTCAGGGACTACTGTCACCATAGATGCCATGGGATGCCAGAAAAAAATTGCCGAAAAAATAATCGATAAGGGTGCGGATTATGCTTTGGCTCTGAAGAAAAACCACGGAGATCTATACGACGACGTCGAACTCTTCTTTCATAGCGTCAAAAAAGCTAAACCTAAGGAAATCCCGAGAAGTTATTTTGACAGCGTTGAAGGTGACCATGGTCGCGTTGAAATAAGGCGTCATTGGGTTATCTCAGATATTGACTGGATAGAGGACAAACCACTTTGGAAGGGACTTCAAAGTATCGGAATGGTTGAAAGAGAACGTCACATAAAAGATAACATCTCATGTGAGACCAGCTATTATCTGCTCAGCCAAAATTTGGATGCAGAAGAGTTTGCAAAAAGAGTTCGAGCTCACTGGGGAATCGAAAATAAATTGCATTGGGTGCTTGATGTTTCGTTCAGAGAAGATGAGTGTAGAAAACGAGTCGGTAATGCCGCTGAAAATTTTGCAATAGTGCGCCATATTGCTACGAACTTACTTAAGCAGGAAAACAGTATGAAAAAGAGCATGAATGTCAAACGCCTGCAAGCAGGATGGGACAATTCTTATCTCATGAAAGTGCTTGGAGTCAATACTATTTAA